The following coding sequences lie in one Halorarum halophilum genomic window:
- a CDS encoding DUF7409 domain-containing protein, giving the protein MTDDAPDPTDIKYVGPATAAVLADAPFDAADVRAKSVSFRMLIDASVNPGVAARIRREHSLSWSFNSEDSEDLRRRSAQVRGLGDAERAWVAAASDDWSERDLTPVEGDDGEAAWVAASAANAEQAAEADGSGDPVAAESAWRDRSRPTPLTELDGVDEETIADLAEAGITSVRSLSAANPGEVAEALDRDADRVTNLRDAASEYLG; this is encoded by the coding sequence GTGACCGATGATGCACCCGACCCAACCGACATCAAGTACGTCGGACCGGCGACTGCCGCGGTGCTGGCCGACGCGCCGTTCGACGCCGCGGACGTTCGCGCCAAGAGCGTCTCGTTCCGCATGCTCATCGACGCGAGCGTGAACCCGGGCGTCGCGGCGCGGATCCGTCGCGAGCACTCGCTCTCCTGGTCGTTCAACTCGGAGGACTCGGAGGACCTGCGGCGCCGGTCCGCCCAGGTCCGCGGACTCGGCGATGCCGAACGGGCCTGGGTCGCCGCCGCCTCGGACGACTGGAGCGAGCGCGACCTCACACCGGTCGAGGGCGACGACGGCGAGGCGGCGTGGGTCGCCGCCTCAGCCGCGAACGCGGAGCAGGCGGCGGAGGCCGACGGGTCTGGCGATCCGGTCGCCGCGGAGTCGGCCTGGCGCGACCGCTCGCGTCCGACCCCGCTCACCGAACTCGACGGCGTCGACGAGGAGACGATCGCCGACCTCGCGGAGGCGGGCATCACCTCTGTCAGGTCGCTCTCGGCGGCGAACCCTGGGGAGGTCGCCGAGGCCCTGGACCGCGACGCCGACCGCGTCACGAACCTCCGGGACGCGGCCAGCGAGTACCTCGGGTGA